In the Salvia splendens isolate huo1 chromosome 16, SspV2, whole genome shotgun sequence genome, ccatctcttaactattcatgggctccactgtacttttcactccatctcttaactaagagacaacacatgcaaccctccatctcttattcgtctcttaaccatctcatcccttaactattcattcaatttcattttttatttttatttcccacaaattcaattaataaaaacacacctcattaaataaaataaaattacaagttaatatcctaaaaaaatacataattaaattcgtggaaaaataaataaaaaaagacataatttaaaatagaaatttatagaaattataaaaactactccgccggcgaatcatcccccgaaggcggtggcggtgcaccgaatggaggcggaataccaagttgtcccgccagatacacaatgtcggcatgatgggcttgatattgggcgGGCATCATCCGGGAAGTGTCCaccatcgtggcggtgaagtacatggacattagggaggagggcggcccttgggaacccgcctggcttgattcgtctcggcccctcctcccccTAGCCGCCTTCGCGGCCTTGGTCCCTTGAGGCCGACGGCCcacacgggaggacccccctgcatcgtctgtcgtgccctcaacctcctgcgaggcaacctcttATGCGGCGCTGTCtaaccgcccccactagacgagtattggccacccgccgtgtgcttcgtgcgtttcgaggtcgagcccgtgctgaACTGGACACTACCGGCCCACCTTTcgacgtctttgacggcctcccaaacattgacatgtttgaattctttgtcattgtcgtcgaaatagactcgcaaagccgatctcagaatgtcggctccagtggctccgctttggtaatgagccgcttcattcttgtagatgccgcagaattttttgacctctctgtcgactcggtcaaaatgacttcggagcatcttcaatgtgcggcgggaccccttcggcttaatctcgttgtaggcctcagtgaccttttcccaaaagcacttccgggattgttaaTTCCCGACGATGgaatcgtacgagacgctgatccaggcattgtacagagccatcgtgtccttgcggctgtacggatgacagcctacatcctcctccgcctcctcatcggccgcctcctcctcttcctccacagCGTCGAATGCCTCGTtctccttccggattgggttcatccggataatcctccctaatttgggataatccctgcgaatacctcggggcagAGGGatgagcgtatgcatccacatcaaaatggggtggttggtaccccacCGGCGTcaacgagccttgggtgcccggcgtcgacgaaccgaaaccggaaccacccaagacattgtacatgcccccagtcgccaaacgcgttgatgtcaaacccgccggagccgccagagtttccgtcgccggacattttgtgattaaAATtagagaggttagatgaaaattgtaGAGGAAATGGaggtgatttgagaagaatagatgtgtgtttgtgtgtataatgaggatgaaatatgagtatttatagagtaaaaaaagaaaaaaaataaataaataaataaacggtcaaaaacggtaacattaccgtttgaatttttaatttttaattttttttattaaattcaaaatatttttaaaaaataatttattgcgtcagcgtgacgaagctcactcgcgggccggcgagtgggcgtcacgcctaacgccagcgcgcgccacgtcgcgtgggcgcgtggcgagctggcgcgccagccgtctcggtgagacgggcgtctcggcgagaccgggacgagaagggacgttgcaacgcgtctcactgccgtctcgtctcggagggacgagatacgagacacccgcgcgacgcgttgcgggtgctctaagggAGGGCAAAGGaagaaggtggtggtggtggaaatTAGTACCTGCAGTGGAATGACTAACACACataagcaaggaaaatcacacCATTTGATATAGAACGTTGGATGGGTTCCAAAAGACAAACTATCAATCAAATTTGGTTATATAACAGTTGAAATTTCTCCATTACTTGAGTAGCTCCTGATTCCAACTTCATAAGGAACATACTAACCATACATTAGAAATGGGACTAGGCATTATTCCAATATACTAATTTGGAGGCTTGAAAATTAAATGCTGCATAGTAGATCTCAGACATATTCTTACAACTTACAAGTAGGAATTTAGTTATCAAAAGTCCAATATGACTTCTACTCATAAGTAAAATAGTATATTCAAATCAACAGTTCATCAGTAAACAAACGGATAAAAACTATTCATCATGGAGATATACATGTCTATACAAAATTGGAAAGCCAACAACCCAAAGTCCATAAGCAAATTCTATATCTAAGGCAATCTAAACTCATGTCTATGCTTTTCAGAAAATGTCAGCTCCCTGCCAATActtttgtaataaaatgtgaatcaAACTCAAGCTGATTTTAGTACAGAAAATGAATGCAATTTCTAGAAATCCAATTTGAAGCACCCTAATATCTACAACATAACAACATTGAAAGCAACCAAGCCAGGAAACCAATTTCATTTCAACAgggaatataaataaaaatgtagTAACAAATAATCCATCAATATTAACCATTCCCGTAGATTTGCACCACGATACCCTCGTTTCTTAAGACAAGCAGAATTCAAATCGAACTTTCCTTAAGAAAGAGAACCAATGTAGTAAATCACATCAAGCAATCTGCTGGtatacatttaaattttaaagccTTCAATTTTCATCATGAATCATGGCTATCACGAAAACAGTTAAAGCAACAGCTCCAATGGAAAAACCACATAAAAACAGGTCATGACGAACTAAACTACTCAATGCAATCAAGAAGATCACTTCGAATAAGGCATGCTTCTCTTATTAACTGCATACGCAACAACAATGTAACGCTACAAAATATTTTTGTCAACAACAAATTCTCATCAGGGATACAACTTCAATTCAAGCGTAATGCCTCAAGAAAACCATAGGAATAACAACCAAACCATAGGAATAACAACCAAACCTCCAACAAGGCCTTCTCCACTAGACTCTGGCTTTACGAGCAAGCTTGGACCACTCAGTGTGATATGCTCCCGGGCGATCAACCCTCTCATAGGTATGCGCCCCAAAGTAGTCCCTCTGTGCCTGCACAAGGTTAGCAGGGAGCCTCCCGCGCCTATAGGTGTCAAAATACTGCAAACTAGCTGACATTCCAGGAACACTAACGCCCTTCTGAATCGCCAACCCCACAACTCGCCTCCAAGCCGCCTGTCTCTGCACCATCTCCCTAGCAAACTCCGGGTCTACCAACAAATTAGCTAGCCCTGGATTCCTCTGATAAGCCTGCTTGATCCTGTCCAAGAACACGGCCCTAATGATGCACCCGCCTTTCCAAATCCGTGCCAGCTCCCCCAAATTTAACCCCCAACCCTTCTCCAAACTCTTGGCCCTCAACAGATTCATCCCTTGAGCGTAACTGCAAATCTTGGATGCATACAGAGCCTGCCTAACATCATCAACCAACTTCTTCTTATCCACGCCCCCCACATTGTTGATCTCCTCCGTCAACCCTTCCTTTCTGAAAATCTCAGAGGCAGCCTCTCTCTCATCCTTCAACCCGCTCATATACCTGCTGTCCAACGAAGCAGCAATCGTGGGAGCTGCAATGGACAGCTCGGCTGCCTGCTGCACGGTCCACTTCCCAGTTCCCTTCATCCCCGTCTTATCGAGAATCTTATCCACCAAATGCCCCTTCCCGGATTCATGATCTTCCACCTTAAAGATATCGGATGTGATCTCAATCAAGAAGCTCTCCAGCTCACCGCAATTCCACTCCCCAAAAATCTCGGCGAGCTCATCGTTTCCTAAACCCCCAACATTCTTCAACACATCATACGCCTCGGAAATTAGTTGCATATCGCCATACTCGATCCCATTATGGACCATCTTCACGAAATTGCCGGAACCCCCTTCGCCGATGTATGTGACACAGGGGCCATCGTCGACCTGAGCCGCGACCTTGTCTAAAATATTGTGAATGTTCAAGTAAGCACGGTGAGAGCCACCAGGCATTAGAGAGGGACCATATCTGGCGCCTTCCTCGCCACCGGAGACGCCCATGCCGAGGTAGAGCAGGCCATTGGCAGATGCATCGACCATCCGGCGCTCGGTGTTCTCATACCACTCGTTTCCCCCATCGATGATGGTGTCGCCAGGCTCCATGTAGGCGGAGAGCGCGGCGATTGTCTGATCGACCGGCGCACCCGCCTTGACGAGGATGATAACAGAGCGCGGCTTCTGGAGGGAGAGGACGAAATCCTTGGGGTTGTAGTGGCCGGTGAGCGGCAATTGGCCCTCGCGGTGGGCGCGATCTAGGGTTTCGTCGACCTTGGAAGTAGTGCGATTGTAAACAGAGATGGGAAACCCTTTCTCGGCAATGTTTAGGGCCAAGTTCTGCCCCATGACTGCCAAACCAGCGAGACCGATTTGCGATAGCGTGGCTGACTCCATTTCTCGGaatgtggtggtggtggtgtggCCGGCAAAATCGAAGAGAATCTAGATTTTGGGGGAAAGTCAAGTTTAAGCTATGGAGCGAGTGAAGAATATTATATTCAGATGAGCCGCCGGAGTGAGGGCCGAAATGACACAAATGCCCTCGGGGGGGTTTGAATATGGGCGGACCCGTCGAGGGAGTGAAAGGTTGGGGGTGAAAATGGCTTCTGCTATGCGATTATATCTATGTGGACCCTAAAACGGCGCCGTTCCTTGTTAGGGGTTGGTGGAACCTGAATCAATTGGCCATTAATCAAAAGCTCCAGATGTGGTTTGTCAAAAAGTTGGTTGAGTGTTACTTTCCTATTTTGTTTCTTATATtgattaaatgatttttataaatctTTATACTCAATATCATAATAAGAATCTTAGTGTTCTaactttaaatttaattgttagatattattaatttaaattaaatttgttaatatattaa is a window encoding:
- the LOC121772657 gene encoding 6-phosphogluconate dehydrogenase, decarboxylating 3, chloroplastic-like, whose amino-acid sequence is MESATLSQIGLAGLAVMGQNLALNIAEKGFPISVYNRTTSKVDETLDRAHREGQLPLTGHYNPKDFVLSLQKPRSVIILVKAGAPVDQTIAALSAYMEPGDTIIDGGNEWYENTERRMVDASANGLLYLGMGVSGGEEGARYGPSLMPGGSHRAYLNIHNILDKVAAQVDDGPCVTYIGEGGSGNFVKMVHNGIEYGDMQLISEAYDVLKNVGGLGNDELAEIFGEWNCGELESFLIEITSDIFKVEDHESGKGHLVDKILDKTGMKGTGKWTVQQAAELSIAAPTIAASLDSRYMSGLKDEREAASEIFRKEGLTEEINNVGGVDKKKLVDDVRQALYASKICSYAQGMNLLRAKSLEKGWGLNLGELARIWKGGCIIRAVFLDRIKQAYQRNPGLANLLVDPEFAREMVQRQAAWRRVVGLAIQKGVSVPGMSASLQYFDTYRRGRLPANLVQAQRDYFGAHTYERVDRPGAYHTEWSKLARKARV